A single region of the Streptomyces sp. NBC_00236 genome encodes:
- a CDS encoding FtsX-like permease family protein produces MTGFVFLRVRAHRLLVTAALLAVLLTTAVLATLAAFSGSVGDAGLRHALQTRDAAAASLIIKAESPEAVEAVQVRRGARQAFDGLPVTLRQFDRSGPYALPRSLQPPAAREGEPDLTMFALADRSRVRLSKGAWPSAGQDDVVGVAVPEAAATQLKLLPGPRVLTLADRLGGPAVRIRVTGVYRPVDRNDPYWQLDELGGRGVHKDSFLTYGPLLTDTAAFGSGRITHGGASWLATADFTTFGADRIDSLRTAAKNSQKLVAARPGLESGVTTRTSLPDVLGALERALLVSRATLLIISLQLVLLAAYTLLLVARLLSTERAGETQVLLARGASRGRLAALSALEALLLALPAAVCAPLLAGPLTRLLAGQGLLARIGLRVDTGPTAEVWLVGVVAALACAAAVVAPALTAAVAARGRGRTLPAPLRTGADIALVAVAAVAFWQLDRSTSGGGALSGDREGELGIDPLLVVAPALALLAGTVLTLRLLPPTAKLAERRATAGRGLTVPLAGWQISRRPLRGAGPVLLLVLAVAMGMLAIGQGASWDRSQDDQADFRAGAPLRVLGSGTSRFGQGGVYDGMPGVRAAVPAARTGLGLSGGRQATVLALDTGLAGTELRLRDDQADTDPGKLLRTLRPGKTARAGVLLPDDTVRLVLDVTLSAAEDGPDKREGTAITLTFEDRFGVPYRLESDTLAPDGKPHAMTVDLAKAADAPAGRPAGPLALTGVEFDEAGYPDRIVAKRLTIGGMRSVTADGATRGVTVPKDLTWGAKATVSVEPDSSLKERGPAITAVGSPSGTALDVTYHTGKVAFEEQWGPKRTVTVRVAAKRGEPALPAALATDRFLESSGAKNGSVIDIPMPGGPVKVKIVGALRGIPTTGPGAGALDPAVKPAPDGGALLVDLRAVNRVLATRPDSAFPPTEWWLFTERGAAAEVAAALRDRAEIDPTQIQVRDEIAEDLHDDPLGAGPQSALLAVALVAAALAAVGFAVGAVGTLRERSAEFAVLRALGAPRRQLARLLAVEQSLLIGLGLLIGLALGAVLTRAVVPLIVLTGQATQPAPSVLVELPLGRVALLVAAVAAAPALIVAALAMRRGDPAAALRVQGGE; encoded by the coding sequence CCGCCCGCGAGGGCGAACCCGACCTCACCATGTTCGCCCTCGCGGACCGCTCTCGGGTCCGCCTGTCGAAGGGCGCCTGGCCGTCGGCGGGACAGGACGACGTGGTCGGGGTCGCCGTGCCCGAGGCCGCCGCGACGCAGCTGAAGCTGCTGCCGGGGCCGCGGGTACTGACCCTCGCCGACCGGCTCGGTGGTCCCGCGGTGCGCATACGCGTCACCGGCGTCTACCGTCCCGTCGACCGGAACGATCCGTACTGGCAGCTGGACGAGCTGGGCGGGCGCGGTGTCCACAAGGACTCGTTCCTCACGTACGGGCCGCTGCTGACCGACACCGCGGCCTTCGGGTCCGGCCGGATCACGCACGGCGGTGCGTCCTGGCTGGCCACGGCAGACTTCACCACATTCGGCGCCGACCGGATCGACTCCCTGCGGACGGCCGCGAAGAACAGCCAGAAGCTCGTCGCCGCCCGGCCGGGGCTGGAGAGCGGCGTCACCACGCGTACCTCGCTGCCCGACGTCCTCGGCGCGCTGGAGCGGGCGCTGCTCGTGTCCAGGGCGACCCTGCTGATCATCTCGTTGCAGCTGGTGCTGCTCGCCGCGTACACGCTGCTGCTGGTGGCCCGGCTGCTGAGCACGGAACGCGCGGGCGAGACCCAGGTGCTGCTGGCCCGCGGCGCTTCGCGTGGCCGTCTCGCCGCGCTCTCCGCCCTGGAGGCGCTGCTCCTCGCGCTGCCCGCCGCCGTGTGCGCGCCACTGCTCGCGGGCCCGCTCACCCGGTTGCTCGCCGGACAGGGGCTGCTGGCCAGAATCGGGCTGCGCGTCGACACCGGTCCGACCGCGGAGGTCTGGCTGGTCGGCGTGGTGGCGGCGCTGGCCTGTGCCGCGGCCGTGGTGGCCCCGGCGCTCACCGCGGCGGTCGCGGCACGCGGGCGCGGCCGCACGCTGCCCGCCCCGCTGCGGACGGGCGCGGACATCGCACTCGTGGCCGTCGCAGCCGTCGCGTTCTGGCAGCTGGACCGGAGTACCTCGGGCGGTGGCGCCCTCAGCGGTGACCGCGAGGGCGAGTTGGGCATCGACCCGCTGCTCGTCGTGGCGCCCGCCCTGGCGCTGCTGGCCGGGACCGTCCTCACCCTGCGGTTGCTGCCGCCGACGGCGAAGCTCGCCGAGCGGCGGGCGACCGCGGGCCGGGGCCTGACCGTCCCGCTGGCGGGCTGGCAGATCAGCCGCAGACCGCTGCGCGGCGCGGGACCGGTGCTGCTGCTGGTGCTCGCTGTCGCGATGGGCATGCTGGCGATCGGCCAGGGCGCGTCCTGGGACCGCTCGCAGGACGACCAGGCGGACTTCCGGGCCGGCGCCCCCCTGCGCGTACTGGGCAGCGGCACCTCCCGGTTCGGCCAGGGCGGTGTGTACGACGGGATGCCGGGCGTACGGGCAGCGGTCCCGGCCGCGCGTACCGGTCTCGGTCTCTCGGGCGGACGCCAGGCCACCGTGCTCGCGCTCGACACCGGGCTCGCGGGCACGGAACTCCGGCTGCGGGACGACCAGGCCGACACCGACCCGGGCAAGCTGCTGAGGACCCTGCGCCCGGGGAAGACCGCACGCGCGGGTGTGCTGCTGCCCGATGACACGGTGCGCCTCGTCCTCGACGTCACGCTGAGCGCCGCCGAGGACGGCCCGGACAAGCGAGAGGGCACGGCCATCACTCTGACCTTCGAGGACCGCTTCGGAGTGCCCTACCGGCTGGAGTCGGACACACTCGCGCCGGACGGCAAGCCGCACGCGATGACCGTCGACCTCGCCAAGGCGGCGGACGCCCCGGCGGGAAGGCCGGCGGGTCCGCTGGCACTGACCGGGGTGGAGTTCGACGAGGCGGGTTATCCGGACCGGATCGTCGCCAAGCGGCTCACGATCGGCGGGATGCGCTCGGTCACCGCGGACGGCGCCACCCGCGGGGTCACCGTGCCGAAGGACCTGACGTGGGGGGCGAAGGCCACGGTGAGCGTCGAGCCCGACTCGTCCCTGAAGGAGCGCGGCCCCGCGATCACCGCCGTGGGCTCGCCGTCCGGGACAGCCCTCGACGTCACTTACCACACGGGCAAAGTGGCGTTCGAGGAGCAATGGGGCCCGAAGCGCACGGTCACCGTCCGGGTCGCGGCCAAGCGTGGGGAACCGGCCCTGCCGGCCGCGCTCGCCACCGACCGCTTCCTCGAGTCCAGTGGTGCGAAGAACGGATCCGTGATCGACATTCCGATGCCCGGAGGCCCCGTCAAGGTGAAGATCGTGGGCGCTCTCCGCGGTATTCCGACCACCGGGCCCGGTGCGGGCGCCCTCGACCCGGCTGTCAAGCCCGCGCCCGACGGCGGTGCGCTGCTGGTCGATCTGCGCGCCGTCAACCGGGTGCTCGCCACCCGTCCCGACTCGGCGTTCCCGCCCACCGAATGGTGGCTGTTCACCGAGCGCGGGGCCGCGGCGGAGGTCGCGGCGGCCCTGCGCGACAGGGCCGAGATCGACCCGACCCAGATCCAGGTGCGCGACGAGATCGCCGAGGACCTGCACGACGATCCGCTCGGAGCCGGCCCGCAGTCGGCATTGCTCGCGGTGGCACTCGTCGCCGCGGCGCTGGCCGCGGTCGGCTTCGCGGTGGGCGCGGTGGGAACGCTGCGGGAACGCTCGGCGGAGTTCGCGGTGCTCCGGGCGCTCGGCGCCCCCCGGCGCCAGCTGGCCAGGCTGCTCGCCGTCGAGCAGTCCCTGCTGATCGGGCTGGGGCTGCTGATCGGGCTGGCCCTCGGCGCGGTGCTCACCCGCGCCGTCGTACCGCTGATCGTGCTGACCGGACAGGCCACACAGCCTGCTCCGAGTGTGCTGGTGGAACTGCCGCTCGGGCGCGTGGCGCTGCTGGTCGCGGCAGTCGCCGCCGCACCCGCGCTCATCGTGGCGGCGCTGGCGATGCGCCGAGGCGATCCCGCCGCGGCGCTCCGTGTCCAGGGAGGCGAGTGA